From a single SAR324 cluster bacterium genomic region:
- the dnaJ gene encoding molecular chaperone DnaJ, translating to MAKRDYYEVLGVSQNVSPEDLKKAYRKVAMKYHPDRNPGDSDAELKFKEATEAYEVLSDSQKRSRYDQFGHAAEGMGDGFSGGFSGGGFSDIFGDLFGDIFGNTGGQRSRGERGSDLQYNMEISFEEAAFGHSTEVDIPRMETCDTCGGLGAKSESDIEVCRVCSGTGQQRIQQGFFSVATTCRSCGGQGKTVRNPCGTCRGKKRVPKTRTIRINIPAGVDNNSRIKLSGEGEHGIDGGPPGDLYVVIRVKKHPIFERDGS from the coding sequence TTGGCCAAACGTGATTATTATGAAGTACTAGGGGTCTCCCAAAACGTTAGCCCGGAAGACCTGAAGAAGGCCTACCGAAAAGTGGCCATGAAGTATCACCCAGATCGTAATCCGGGTGATTCAGATGCTGAACTGAAATTCAAAGAAGCAACTGAAGCTTATGAGGTTCTGAGTGATTCTCAGAAGCGTTCTCGCTATGACCAATTCGGCCATGCTGCTGAAGGTATGGGAGATGGTTTTAGCGGTGGCTTCAGTGGCGGTGGTTTCAGCGACATCTTTGGAGATCTCTTCGGAGATATCTTCGGAAATACTGGGGGTCAACGTAGCCGCGGTGAACGTGGTTCGGATCTCCAATACAATATGGAGATTTCTTTCGAGGAAGCCGCATTTGGGCATTCGACTGAAGTGGATATCCCGAGAATGGAAACCTGCGACACATGTGGGGGACTAGGGGCTAAATCAGAATCCGATATAGAAGTCTGTCGGGTCTGTAGCGGGACAGGCCAACAGCGAATCCAGCAGGGCTTCTTTAGTGTCGCAACAACCTGCCGCTCTTGTGGTGGGCAGGGAAAAACTGTTCGCAATCCTTGTGGAACCTGTCGTGGTAAAAAGCGTGTTCCTAAAACAAGGACCATTCGAATCAACATTCCTGCGGGGGTAGATAACAATTCCAGAATCAAACTCTCTGGTGAGGGTGAACATGGGATTGATGGGGGACCTCCGGGAGACCTCTACGTTGTGATTCGTGTGAAGAAACATCCGATCTTCGAACGGGATGGATCTGA